In Ctenopharyngodon idella isolate HZGC_01 chromosome 2, HZGC01, whole genome shotgun sequence, the following are encoded in one genomic region:
- the mtf2 gene encoding metal-response element-binding transcription factor 2 isoform X3, with protein MATRSSQGDSASADNLAAHQKTPPNRQHKSPVPLSRFPLKDGLTDTARLANKFEEGQDVLARWSDGLFYLGTISKIDKHKHRCFVIFEDQSKSWVLWKDIQTGDSGGEMLCSICQNESSEPPNEIVICDKCGQGYHQLCHAPIIDPSVIASDDKWLCRQCVFATTTKRGGALKKGPNAKALQEMKQSLPYALEDLVWDQGHKTNIQQCYCYCGGPGDWYLKMLQCNKCKQWFHEACIQCFQKPMLFGDRFYLFICSVCNSGPEYLKRLPLRWEDVAHLSLYNLSVIHKKKYFDSELELMTYINENWDRLQLGELADTPRAERYECILDALNSNLNMFMSGKEIKKKKHLFGLRIRFPPAPQSSELLSDREPEKASHEIKIKGRKATKPLLSSSIVTNGAVKKGKRKHHTHSLEMLAKLRRSSELLAQNNGKFPTVDNNSIDLMASKSEKSLPSSSTSDVESVGATSTSETTSTSLSRQSSLGSPSGPRTGCLWPTFTQPPIKRRRGRPRRALQPPNPEIPPPCNPEPQPGNNIPEPSPLPSCLYSGMDILQGLDPDTQLNHLKSSISTYFGAAGRLACGEKYRVLARRVTNDGKVQYLVEWEGVTAS; from the exons ATGGCAACCCGGTCCTCTCAAGG AGACTCAGCAAGTGCAGATAACCTGGCCGCCCATCAAAAGACACCTCCAAATCGCCAACACAAGTCTCCGGTGCCCTTGTCACGATTTCCCCTGAAAGATGGGCTGACTGACACTGCCAGGCTCGCCAACAAGTTTGAAGAAGGGCAGGACGTCCTGGCCCGATGGTCAGATGGCCTGTTTTACCTGGGAACTATCTCCAAG ATAGATAAACATAAGCATCGCTGCTTTGTGATTTTTGAAGATCAGTCTAAATCCTGGGTTCTGTGGAAGGACATTCAGACAG GGGACAGTGGAGGGGAAATGCTCTGCTCTATATGTCAGAATGAAAGCTCTGAGCCCCCCAATGAAATAGTCATCTGTGACAAATGTGGACAAG GATACCATCAGCTATGCCATGCTCCCATAATCGACCCCAGTGTTATTGCCTCTGATGACAAATGGCTCTGCAGACAGTGTGTGTTCGCCACAACAACAAAG AGAGGCGGTGCACTGAAGAAGGGGCCAAATGCCAAAGCCCTACAGGAAATGAAGCAGTCTCTGCCATATGCCCTTGAAGATTTAGTGTGGGACCAGGGCCACAAGACCAACATCCAGCAATGCTACTGCTACTGCGGAGGTCCTGGCGA TTGGTATCTGAAGATGTTGCAGTGTAATAAGTGTAAACAGTGGTTTCATGAAGCCTGCATCCAGTGTTTTCAGAAGCCCATGCTCTTTGGAGACAG GTTCTATCTATTTATTTGTTCCGTTTGTAATAGTGGACCAGAGTACCTCAAACGCCTGCCTCTGAGATG GGAAGATGTTGCACACCTGAGCCTCTATAACCTGAGTGTAATTCATAAAAAGAAATACTTTGACTCGGAGCTCGAACTGATGACTTACATCAATGAAAACTGGGATAGGCTTCAGCTTGGCGAG CTTGCAGATACCCCAAGAGCAGAGCGATATGAATGCATTCTGGATGCACTTAACAGCAACCTCAACAT GTTCATGTCAGGGAAAGAGATAAAGAAGAAGAAGCACCTGTTTGGATTACGAATTCGCTTCCCACCGGCCCCCCAGAGCTCTGAGCTCCTGTCAGACCGAGAGCCGGAAAAAGCTTCCCATGAGATCAAAATCAAAGGCAGAAAGGCCACCAAACCCCTTCTTTCATCCAG CATTGTCACTAATGGAGCAGTGAAGAAAGGAAAGAGGAAGCATCACACACACTCCTTAGAGATGTTGGCAAAATTGAGAAGATCAAGTGAACTATTGGCACAG aataATGGGAAGTTTCCAACTGTAGACAATAACTCAATAGACCTGATGGCTTCAAAAAG CGAAAAATCTTTGCCTTCATCAAGTACCTCAGATGTTGAATCCGTTGGTGCCACTAGCACCAGTGAAACTACCTCAACCAGCCTCTCAAGGCAGTCCAG TTTGGGCAGTCCAAGCGGACCACGCACTGGATGCTTATGGCCCACCTTCACGCAGCCCCCAATAAAGAGGCGCCGGGGACGTCCACGACGTGCACTGCAGCCCCCAAATCCAGAGATTCCTCCGCCCTGCAACCCAGAGCCGCAACCTGGCAACAACATCCCCGAGCCCAGCCCCCTCCCCTCCTGCCTCTACAGTGGCATGGACATCCTGCAGGGCCTGGACCCTGACACCCAGCTCAACCACCTCAAGAGCTCCATCAGCACTTACTTCGGAGCCGCGGGTCGCCTGGCCTGTGGGGAGAAGTACCGCGTACTCGCTCGCCGTGTCACTAACGACGGCAAAGTACAGTACCTGGTGGAATGGGAGGGTGTCACTGCCTCCTGA
- the mtf2 gene encoding metal-response element-binding transcription factor 2 isoform X5, protein MASVAVSLGDSGGEMLCSICQNESSEPPNEIVICDKCGQGYHQLCHAPIIDPSVIASDDKWLCRQCVFATTTKRGGALKKGPNAKALQEMKQSLPYALEDLVWDQGHKTNIQQCYCYCGGPGDWYLKMLQCNKCKQWFHEACIQCFQKPMLFGDRFYLFICSVCNSGPEYLKRLPLRWEDVAHLSLYNLSVIHKKKYFDSELELMTYINENWDRLQLGELADTPRAERYECILDALNSNLNMFMSGKEIKKKKHLFGLRIRFPPAPQSSELLSDREPEKASHEIKIKGRKATKPLLSSSIVTNGAVKKGKRKHHTHSLEMLAKLRRSSELLAQNNGKFPTVDNNSIDLMASKSEKSLPSSSTSDVESVGATSTSETTSTSLSRQSSLGSPSGPRTGCLWPTFTQPPIKRRRGRPRRALQPPNPEIPPPCNPEPQPGNNIPEPSPLPSCLYSGMDILQGLDPDTQLNHLKSSISTYFGAAGRLACGEKYRVLARRVTNDGKVQYLVEWEGVTAS, encoded by the exons ATGGCTTCTGTCGCTGTATCACTTG GGGACAGTGGAGGGGAAATGCTCTGCTCTATATGTCAGAATGAAAGCTCTGAGCCCCCCAATGAAATAGTCATCTGTGACAAATGTGGACAAG GATACCATCAGCTATGCCATGCTCCCATAATCGACCCCAGTGTTATTGCCTCTGATGACAAATGGCTCTGCAGACAGTGTGTGTTCGCCACAACAACAAAG AGAGGCGGTGCACTGAAGAAGGGGCCAAATGCCAAAGCCCTACAGGAAATGAAGCAGTCTCTGCCATATGCCCTTGAAGATTTAGTGTGGGACCAGGGCCACAAGACCAACATCCAGCAATGCTACTGCTACTGCGGAGGTCCTGGCGA TTGGTATCTGAAGATGTTGCAGTGTAATAAGTGTAAACAGTGGTTTCATGAAGCCTGCATCCAGTGTTTTCAGAAGCCCATGCTCTTTGGAGACAG GTTCTATCTATTTATTTGTTCCGTTTGTAATAGTGGACCAGAGTACCTCAAACGCCTGCCTCTGAGATG GGAAGATGTTGCACACCTGAGCCTCTATAACCTGAGTGTAATTCATAAAAAGAAATACTTTGACTCGGAGCTCGAACTGATGACTTACATCAATGAAAACTGGGATAGGCTTCAGCTTGGCGAG CTTGCAGATACCCCAAGAGCAGAGCGATATGAATGCATTCTGGATGCACTTAACAGCAACCTCAACAT GTTCATGTCAGGGAAAGAGATAAAGAAGAAGAAGCACCTGTTTGGATTACGAATTCGCTTCCCACCGGCCCCCCAGAGCTCTGAGCTCCTGTCAGACCGAGAGCCGGAAAAAGCTTCCCATGAGATCAAAATCAAAGGCAGAAAGGCCACCAAACCCCTTCTTTCATCCAG CATTGTCACTAATGGAGCAGTGAAGAAAGGAAAGAGGAAGCATCACACACACTCCTTAGAGATGTTGGCAAAATTGAGAAGATCAAGTGAACTATTGGCACAG aataATGGGAAGTTTCCAACTGTAGACAATAACTCAATAGACCTGATGGCTTCAAAAAG CGAAAAATCTTTGCCTTCATCAAGTACCTCAGATGTTGAATCCGTTGGTGCCACTAGCACCAGTGAAACTACCTCAACCAGCCTCTCAAGGCAGTCCAG TTTGGGCAGTCCAAGCGGACCACGCACTGGATGCTTATGGCCCACCTTCACGCAGCCCCCAATAAAGAGGCGCCGGGGACGTCCACGACGTGCACTGCAGCCCCCAAATCCAGAGATTCCTCCGCCCTGCAACCCAGAGCCGCAACCTGGCAACAACATCCCCGAGCCCAGCCCCCTCCCCTCCTGCCTCTACAGTGGCATGGACATCCTGCAGGGCCTGGACCCTGACACCCAGCTCAACCACCTCAAGAGCTCCATCAGCACTTACTTCGGAGCCGCGGGTCGCCTGGCCTGTGGGGAGAAGTACCGCGTACTCGCTCGCCGTGTCACTAACGACGGCAAAGTACAGTACCTGGTGGAATGGGAGGGTGTCACTGCCTCCTGA
- the mtf2 gene encoding metal-response element-binding transcription factor 2 isoform X4, which yields MVRWPVLPGNYLQGDSGGEMLCSICQNESSEPPNEIVICDKCGQGYHQLCHAPIIDPSVIASDDKWLCRQCVFATTTKRGGALKKGPNAKALQEMKQSLPYALEDLVWDQGHKTNIQQCYCYCGGPGDWYLKMLQCNKCKQWFHEACIQCFQKPMLFGDRFYLFICSVCNSGPEYLKRLPLRWEDVAHLSLYNLSVIHKKKYFDSELELMTYINENWDRLQLGELADTPRAERYECILDALNSNLNMFMSGKEIKKKKHLFGLRIRFPPAPQSSELLSDREPEKASHEIKIKGRKATKPLLSSSIVTNGAVKKGKRKHHTHSLEMLAKLRRSSELLAQNNGKFPTVDNNSIDLMASKSEKSLPSSSTSDVESVGATSTSETTSTSLSRQSSLGSPSGPRTGCLWPTFTQPPIKRRRGRPRRALQPPNPEIPPPCNPEPQPGNNIPEPSPLPSCLYSGMDILQGLDPDTQLNHLKSSISTYFGAAGRLACGEKYRVLARRVTNDGKVQYLVEWEGVTAS from the exons ATGGTCAGATGGCCTGTTTTACCTGGGAACTATCTCCAAG GGGACAGTGGAGGGGAAATGCTCTGCTCTATATGTCAGAATGAAAGCTCTGAGCCCCCCAATGAAATAGTCATCTGTGACAAATGTGGACAAG GATACCATCAGCTATGCCATGCTCCCATAATCGACCCCAGTGTTATTGCCTCTGATGACAAATGGCTCTGCAGACAGTGTGTGTTCGCCACAACAACAAAG AGAGGCGGTGCACTGAAGAAGGGGCCAAATGCCAAAGCCCTACAGGAAATGAAGCAGTCTCTGCCATATGCCCTTGAAGATTTAGTGTGGGACCAGGGCCACAAGACCAACATCCAGCAATGCTACTGCTACTGCGGAGGTCCTGGCGA TTGGTATCTGAAGATGTTGCAGTGTAATAAGTGTAAACAGTGGTTTCATGAAGCCTGCATCCAGTGTTTTCAGAAGCCCATGCTCTTTGGAGACAG GTTCTATCTATTTATTTGTTCCGTTTGTAATAGTGGACCAGAGTACCTCAAACGCCTGCCTCTGAGATG GGAAGATGTTGCACACCTGAGCCTCTATAACCTGAGTGTAATTCATAAAAAGAAATACTTTGACTCGGAGCTCGAACTGATGACTTACATCAATGAAAACTGGGATAGGCTTCAGCTTGGCGAG CTTGCAGATACCCCAAGAGCAGAGCGATATGAATGCATTCTGGATGCACTTAACAGCAACCTCAACAT GTTCATGTCAGGGAAAGAGATAAAGAAGAAGAAGCACCTGTTTGGATTACGAATTCGCTTCCCACCGGCCCCCCAGAGCTCTGAGCTCCTGTCAGACCGAGAGCCGGAAAAAGCTTCCCATGAGATCAAAATCAAAGGCAGAAAGGCCACCAAACCCCTTCTTTCATCCAG CATTGTCACTAATGGAGCAGTGAAGAAAGGAAAGAGGAAGCATCACACACACTCCTTAGAGATGTTGGCAAAATTGAGAAGATCAAGTGAACTATTGGCACAG aataATGGGAAGTTTCCAACTGTAGACAATAACTCAATAGACCTGATGGCTTCAAAAAG CGAAAAATCTTTGCCTTCATCAAGTACCTCAGATGTTGAATCCGTTGGTGCCACTAGCACCAGTGAAACTACCTCAACCAGCCTCTCAAGGCAGTCCAG TTTGGGCAGTCCAAGCGGACCACGCACTGGATGCTTATGGCCCACCTTCACGCAGCCCCCAATAAAGAGGCGCCGGGGACGTCCACGACGTGCACTGCAGCCCCCAAATCCAGAGATTCCTCCGCCCTGCAACCCAGAGCCGCAACCTGGCAACAACATCCCCGAGCCCAGCCCCCTCCCCTCCTGCCTCTACAGTGGCATGGACATCCTGCAGGGCCTGGACCCTGACACCCAGCTCAACCACCTCAAGAGCTCCATCAGCACTTACTTCGGAGCCGCGGGTCGCCTGGCCTGTGGGGAGAAGTACCGCGTACTCGCTCGCCGTGTCACTAACGACGGCAAAGTACAGTACCTGGTGGAATGGGAGGGTGTCACTGCCTCCTGA
- the mtf2 gene encoding metal-response element-binding transcription factor 2 isoform X2 has product MRDSASADNLAAHQKTPPNRQHKSPVPLSRFPLKDGLTDTARLANKFEEGQDVLARWSDGLFYLGTISKIDKHKHRCFVIFEDQSKSWVLWKDIQTVDRPQSLQAYTNRKFHIEPGDENREGDSGGEMLCSICQNESSEPPNEIVICDKCGQGYHQLCHAPIIDPSVIASDDKWLCRQCVFATTTKRGGALKKGPNAKALQEMKQSLPYALEDLVWDQGHKTNIQQCYCYCGGPGDWYLKMLQCNKCKQWFHEACIQCFQKPMLFGDRFYLFICSVCNSGPEYLKRLPLRWEDVAHLSLYNLSVIHKKKYFDSELELMTYINENWDRLQLGELADTPRAERYECILDALNSNLNMFMSGKEIKKKKHLFGLRIRFPPAPQSSELLSDREPEKASHEIKIKGRKATKPLLSSSIVTNGAVKKGKRKHHTHSLEMLAKLRRSSELLAQNNGKFPTVDNNSIDLMASKSEKSLPSSSTSDVESVGATSTSETTSTSLSRQSSLGSPSGPRTGCLWPTFTQPPIKRRRGRPRRALQPPNPEIPPPCNPEPQPGNNIPEPSPLPSCLYSGMDILQGLDPDTQLNHLKSSISTYFGAAGRLACGEKYRVLARRVTNDGKVQYLVEWEGVTAS; this is encoded by the exons ATGAG AGACTCAGCAAGTGCAGATAACCTGGCCGCCCATCAAAAGACACCTCCAAATCGCCAACACAAGTCTCCGGTGCCCTTGTCACGATTTCCCCTGAAAGATGGGCTGACTGACACTGCCAGGCTCGCCAACAAGTTTGAAGAAGGGCAGGACGTCCTGGCCCGATGGTCAGATGGCCTGTTTTACCTGGGAACTATCTCCAAG ATAGATAAACATAAGCATCGCTGCTTTGTGATTTTTGAAGATCAGTCTAAATCCTGGGTTCTGTGGAAGGACATTCAGACAG TTGACAGACCTCAGAGTCTCCAGGCTTACACAAACCGTAAGTTCCACATCGAGCCAGGAGACGAGAATAGGGAAG GGGACAGTGGAGGGGAAATGCTCTGCTCTATATGTCAGAATGAAAGCTCTGAGCCCCCCAATGAAATAGTCATCTGTGACAAATGTGGACAAG GATACCATCAGCTATGCCATGCTCCCATAATCGACCCCAGTGTTATTGCCTCTGATGACAAATGGCTCTGCAGACAGTGTGTGTTCGCCACAACAACAAAG AGAGGCGGTGCACTGAAGAAGGGGCCAAATGCCAAAGCCCTACAGGAAATGAAGCAGTCTCTGCCATATGCCCTTGAAGATTTAGTGTGGGACCAGGGCCACAAGACCAACATCCAGCAATGCTACTGCTACTGCGGAGGTCCTGGCGA TTGGTATCTGAAGATGTTGCAGTGTAATAAGTGTAAACAGTGGTTTCATGAAGCCTGCATCCAGTGTTTTCAGAAGCCCATGCTCTTTGGAGACAG GTTCTATCTATTTATTTGTTCCGTTTGTAATAGTGGACCAGAGTACCTCAAACGCCTGCCTCTGAGATG GGAAGATGTTGCACACCTGAGCCTCTATAACCTGAGTGTAATTCATAAAAAGAAATACTTTGACTCGGAGCTCGAACTGATGACTTACATCAATGAAAACTGGGATAGGCTTCAGCTTGGCGAG CTTGCAGATACCCCAAGAGCAGAGCGATATGAATGCATTCTGGATGCACTTAACAGCAACCTCAACAT GTTCATGTCAGGGAAAGAGATAAAGAAGAAGAAGCACCTGTTTGGATTACGAATTCGCTTCCCACCGGCCCCCCAGAGCTCTGAGCTCCTGTCAGACCGAGAGCCGGAAAAAGCTTCCCATGAGATCAAAATCAAAGGCAGAAAGGCCACCAAACCCCTTCTTTCATCCAG CATTGTCACTAATGGAGCAGTGAAGAAAGGAAAGAGGAAGCATCACACACACTCCTTAGAGATGTTGGCAAAATTGAGAAGATCAAGTGAACTATTGGCACAG aataATGGGAAGTTTCCAACTGTAGACAATAACTCAATAGACCTGATGGCTTCAAAAAG CGAAAAATCTTTGCCTTCATCAAGTACCTCAGATGTTGAATCCGTTGGTGCCACTAGCACCAGTGAAACTACCTCAACCAGCCTCTCAAGGCAGTCCAG TTTGGGCAGTCCAAGCGGACCACGCACTGGATGCTTATGGCCCACCTTCACGCAGCCCCCAATAAAGAGGCGCCGGGGACGTCCACGACGTGCACTGCAGCCCCCAAATCCAGAGATTCCTCCGCCCTGCAACCCAGAGCCGCAACCTGGCAACAACATCCCCGAGCCCAGCCCCCTCCCCTCCTGCCTCTACAGTGGCATGGACATCCTGCAGGGCCTGGACCCTGACACCCAGCTCAACCACCTCAAGAGCTCCATCAGCACTTACTTCGGAGCCGCGGGTCGCCTGGCCTGTGGGGAGAAGTACCGCGTACTCGCTCGCCGTGTCACTAACGACGGCAAAGTACAGTACCTGGTGGAATGGGAGGGTGTCACTGCCTCCTGA
- the mtf2 gene encoding metal-response element-binding transcription factor 2 isoform X1, translating into MATRSSQGDSASADNLAAHQKTPPNRQHKSPVPLSRFPLKDGLTDTARLANKFEEGQDVLARWSDGLFYLGTISKIDKHKHRCFVIFEDQSKSWVLWKDIQTVDRPQSLQAYTNRKFHIEPGDENREGDSGGEMLCSICQNESSEPPNEIVICDKCGQGYHQLCHAPIIDPSVIASDDKWLCRQCVFATTTKRGGALKKGPNAKALQEMKQSLPYALEDLVWDQGHKTNIQQCYCYCGGPGDWYLKMLQCNKCKQWFHEACIQCFQKPMLFGDRFYLFICSVCNSGPEYLKRLPLRWEDVAHLSLYNLSVIHKKKYFDSELELMTYINENWDRLQLGELADTPRAERYECILDALNSNLNMFMSGKEIKKKKHLFGLRIRFPPAPQSSELLSDREPEKASHEIKIKGRKATKPLLSSSIVTNGAVKKGKRKHHTHSLEMLAKLRRSSELLAQNNGKFPTVDNNSIDLMASKSEKSLPSSSTSDVESVGATSTSETTSTSLSRQSSLGSPSGPRTGCLWPTFTQPPIKRRRGRPRRALQPPNPEIPPPCNPEPQPGNNIPEPSPLPSCLYSGMDILQGLDPDTQLNHLKSSISTYFGAAGRLACGEKYRVLARRVTNDGKVQYLVEWEGVTAS; encoded by the exons ATGGCAACCCGGTCCTCTCAAGG AGACTCAGCAAGTGCAGATAACCTGGCCGCCCATCAAAAGACACCTCCAAATCGCCAACACAAGTCTCCGGTGCCCTTGTCACGATTTCCCCTGAAAGATGGGCTGACTGACACTGCCAGGCTCGCCAACAAGTTTGAAGAAGGGCAGGACGTCCTGGCCCGATGGTCAGATGGCCTGTTTTACCTGGGAACTATCTCCAAG ATAGATAAACATAAGCATCGCTGCTTTGTGATTTTTGAAGATCAGTCTAAATCCTGGGTTCTGTGGAAGGACATTCAGACAG TTGACAGACCTCAGAGTCTCCAGGCTTACACAAACCGTAAGTTCCACATCGAGCCAGGAGACGAGAATAGGGAAG GGGACAGTGGAGGGGAAATGCTCTGCTCTATATGTCAGAATGAAAGCTCTGAGCCCCCCAATGAAATAGTCATCTGTGACAAATGTGGACAAG GATACCATCAGCTATGCCATGCTCCCATAATCGACCCCAGTGTTATTGCCTCTGATGACAAATGGCTCTGCAGACAGTGTGTGTTCGCCACAACAACAAAG AGAGGCGGTGCACTGAAGAAGGGGCCAAATGCCAAAGCCCTACAGGAAATGAAGCAGTCTCTGCCATATGCCCTTGAAGATTTAGTGTGGGACCAGGGCCACAAGACCAACATCCAGCAATGCTACTGCTACTGCGGAGGTCCTGGCGA TTGGTATCTGAAGATGTTGCAGTGTAATAAGTGTAAACAGTGGTTTCATGAAGCCTGCATCCAGTGTTTTCAGAAGCCCATGCTCTTTGGAGACAG GTTCTATCTATTTATTTGTTCCGTTTGTAATAGTGGACCAGAGTACCTCAAACGCCTGCCTCTGAGATG GGAAGATGTTGCACACCTGAGCCTCTATAACCTGAGTGTAATTCATAAAAAGAAATACTTTGACTCGGAGCTCGAACTGATGACTTACATCAATGAAAACTGGGATAGGCTTCAGCTTGGCGAG CTTGCAGATACCCCAAGAGCAGAGCGATATGAATGCATTCTGGATGCACTTAACAGCAACCTCAACAT GTTCATGTCAGGGAAAGAGATAAAGAAGAAGAAGCACCTGTTTGGATTACGAATTCGCTTCCCACCGGCCCCCCAGAGCTCTGAGCTCCTGTCAGACCGAGAGCCGGAAAAAGCTTCCCATGAGATCAAAATCAAAGGCAGAAAGGCCACCAAACCCCTTCTTTCATCCAG CATTGTCACTAATGGAGCAGTGAAGAAAGGAAAGAGGAAGCATCACACACACTCCTTAGAGATGTTGGCAAAATTGAGAAGATCAAGTGAACTATTGGCACAG aataATGGGAAGTTTCCAACTGTAGACAATAACTCAATAGACCTGATGGCTTCAAAAAG CGAAAAATCTTTGCCTTCATCAAGTACCTCAGATGTTGAATCCGTTGGTGCCACTAGCACCAGTGAAACTACCTCAACCAGCCTCTCAAGGCAGTCCAG TTTGGGCAGTCCAAGCGGACCACGCACTGGATGCTTATGGCCCACCTTCACGCAGCCCCCAATAAAGAGGCGCCGGGGACGTCCACGACGTGCACTGCAGCCCCCAAATCCAGAGATTCCTCCGCCCTGCAACCCAGAGCCGCAACCTGGCAACAACATCCCCGAGCCCAGCCCCCTCCCCTCCTGCCTCTACAGTGGCATGGACATCCTGCAGGGCCTGGACCCTGACACCCAGCTCAACCACCTCAAGAGCTCCATCAGCACTTACTTCGGAGCCGCGGGTCGCCTGGCCTGTGGGGAGAAGTACCGCGTACTCGCTCGCCGTGTCACTAACGACGGCAAAGTACAGTACCTGGTGGAATGGGAGGGTGTCACTGCCTCCTGA